A stretch of the Ostrea edulis chromosome 9, xbOstEdul1.1, whole genome shotgun sequence genome encodes the following:
- the LOC125659688 gene encoding uncharacterized protein LOC125659688, translating to MADIHLEIQCKPYSRFSYINSTLAPTCILFVCIVILIIFSTSKAIPSPRPVVWGTEAAITFISMIFTFVILFLVNRNKRRYLGEADRGNVSLNIKLVFLWLFGLTSVFNSGLNMTINIDCLIHGGPQPFPFEQIISILCHTTEILFCIGQLGFLSIYGKYRFKSSTLINYSLSFMVIAHLLRWCRDFFDSIIKESMTSPYNKTNDCFFTSHISFIREKFHPYIGQIMTEFCLLSVVVAIRMFVMFNNVSGKETRQPSTHQVEPSSITSWETCPMQRCSTSVFVSIMSGILLSIPLMITKFLNNSNVLEFSSISRVISITYNLEVLLLLCFAYIRFTTRFHETRNRQAMETTHRPVLIFVTAGSMAYTTFGCIAGIMSSYQLLGRILLVDNICQSVVILFQTMLILHVQTFCLKDAYVHVTGTSVHNTFLCIFVMNTIYWILSAFSFGESDNLGVIQVGLYGKKYWGVILQTLFPIVLFYRFITSIEMYELYRKTIVHSQRAI from the coding sequence ATGGCCGATATTCACTTGGAGATTCAATGCAAACCATACTCGAGATTTTCCTACATTAACTCTACGTTGGCACCCACATGCATCCTGTTTGTATGCATTGTCATCTTGATAATATTCTCCACATCAAAAGCAATCCCATCACCACGACCAGTCGTTTGGGGAACAGAGGCAGCAATTACTTTCATCAGCATGATTTTcacttttgttattttgttcctTGTAAATCGCAACAAACGCAGATATTTGGGAGAAGCAGACAGAGGCAACGTGTCACTAAATATAAAGCTCGTTTTTCTCTGGTTATTCGGACTTACGAGCGTTTTTAATTCTGGCTTAAATATGACCATCAATATTGACTGCTTAATTCACGGAGGACCACAACCATTTCCGTTCGAGCAGATTATCAGTATTCTATGCCATACTACTGAGATATTGTTCTGCATCGGACAGTTGGGTTTTCTAAGCATATATGGAAAATATAGGTTCAAATCGTCAACTCTAATTAATTACAGCTTATCATTCATGGTTATAGCTCACCTTCTTCGATGGTGTAGGGATTTCTTCGACTCGATAATTAAGGAGAGTATGACATCACCATACAATAAAACAAATGACTGCTTTTTTACTTCTCATATCAGTTTCATACGGGAAAAGTTTCATCCATATATTGGACAGATTATGACAGAATTCTGTTTGCTATCTGTTGTCGTAGCCATTAGAATGTTTGTTATGTTTAACAACGTTTCAGGCAAAGAAACACGGCAACCCTCTACACATCAAGTTGAACCGTCGTCTATCACTTCTTGGGAGACATGCCCTATGCAGCGATGTTCAACATCTGTATTCGTCTCGATTATGAGTGGTATCTTATTATCAATCCCACTCATGATAACAAAGTTCTTAAACAACTCGAACGTGCTTGAATTTTCGAGCATCTCCAGGGTAATCAGCATAACTTATAACTTGGAGGTTTTACTTCTTCTCTGTTTTGCATACATAAGATTTACGACTCGGTTTCATGAGACCCGTAATAGGCAGGCTATGGAAACAACTCATCGTCCTGTTCTAATCTTCGTCACCGCGGGATCCATGGCTTACACAACATTTGGTTGTATAGCCGGAATAATGTCTTCATATCAACTTCTTGGCCGTATTCTTCTTGTGGACAATATTTGTCAGTCAGTTGTTATACTTTTCCAAACTATGCTTATACTCCAcgttcaaacattttgtttgaaaGACGCATACGTCCATGTGACTGGAACGAGCGTTCATAACACATTTCTTTGTATCTTTGTCATGAACACTATCTATTGGATTTTGAGTGCGTTTTCTTTCGGCGAATCGGACAATTTAGGGGTCATTCAGGTTGGATTGTATGGCAAGAAGTATTGGGGAGTAATACTACAAACATTGTTTCCCATTGTTTTGTTCTATAGATTTATCACGTCCATTGAAATGTATGAGCTTTACAGAAAGACCATCGTCCATTCTCAACGAGCAATATAG
- the LOC125658886 gene encoding uncharacterized protein LOC125658886, producing the protein MAEIQLETQCKPFTRFFYINSTLAPTCILFVCIVILIIFSTSKAIPSPRPVVWGTEAAITFISMIFTFVIWFLVNRNKHRFLVLKHRDNLSLNVMLVFLWIFGLANILNSGINMAINIDCLLTGGPQPFPFEQIISIICHTAEILFCIGQLGFLSIYGKYRFKLSSLINLGTSFMVIAHTIRWCRSFCYSIFMEHKLPSLNTTDDCFDNSSLNDIQGAIYKYAGPIKTEFSLLSVVVVVRMFAIFDKDSCNETEASSTRQTSSCHSAEHEYSSSTSWKKCDMERRPISFSLSIVIGIILSLPYTIANVLPSLDTSTYRVISLTYNSEMLLLLCIAYRQFKVQFQDNCNRQTETITYHPVLIFVTAGAITYTTFGCIAGIMLSSQPIGRTLLVDKIIESIVILFQTILILHVQTFCLKKAYVRMTSSKVHHTFLCIFVMNTIHWTLSTFAFGQLSDARTIQKEFYGENYWRVIVNMMFPIMMFYRLITAIEMYELYKKTSIYFRRLI; encoded by the coding sequence ATGGCCGAAATACAGTTGGAGACCCAATGCAAACCATTCACAAGATTTTTCTACATTAACTCTACGTTGGCACCCACATGTATCCTGTTTGTATGCATCGTCATCTTGATAATATTCTCCACATCAAAAGCAATCCCATCGCCACGACCAGTCGTTTGGGGAACGGAGGCAGCAATTACTTTCATCAGCATGATTTTCACTTTTGTTATTTGGTTTCTTGTGAATCGCAACAAACACAGATTTTTAGTACTGAAACATAGAGACAATTTATCCCTGAACGTAATGCTTGTTTTTCTTTGGATATTCGGGCTTGCTAATATTTTGAATTCTGGCATAAATATGGCCATCAATATTGACTGCTTACTCACGGGAGGACCACAACCATTTCCGTTCGAACAGATTATCAGTATTATATGCCATACTGCTGAGATATTGTTTTGCATCGGACAGTTGGGTTTTCTAAGTATATATGGAAAATATAGGTTCAAATTGTCATCTCTGATCAATCTTGGTACGTCCTTCATGGTCATAGCACACACTATTCGATGGTGTAGATCATTCTGCTATTCAATTTTTATGGAACACAAACTACCATCCCTGAATACGACAGATGACTGCTTTGATAATTCCAGCTTAAATGATATCCAAGGAGCGATTTATAAATACGCAGGACCAATCAAAACGGAATTTAGCCTGTTATCTGTTGTAGTCGTCGTTAGAATGTTTGCTATATTCGACAAAGATTCATGTAATGAAACAGAGGCATCGTCAACAAGGCAAACAAGCTCGTGCCATTCTGCAGAACATGAATATTCCTCCAGCACCTCATGGAAGAAATGTGATATGGAAAGACGTCCAATTTCTTTTTCCCTATCGATTGTGATTGGTATAATCTTATCTCTTCCATATACGATAGCAAATGTCTTACCCAGTTTAGATACTAGTACCTATCGGGTAATTAGTCTGACATATAACTCTGAAATGTTACTTCTtctttgtattgcatatagacAATTTAAGGTTCAGTTTCAAGATAACTGTAATAGACAGACTGAAACGATAACATATCATCCAGTCCTTATCTTCGTCACAGCAGGGGCCATCACCTACACCACATTTGGTTGTATAGCCGGAATAATGTTATCCTCCCAACCTATTGGTCGTACTCTTCTCGTTGATAAGATTATTGAGTCAATAGTTATACTTTTCCAAACCATTCTTATACTCCACGTCCAAACATTCTGTTTGAAAAAGGCGTACGTTCGAATGACCTCATCAAAAGTCCATCACACTTTCCTCTGCATTTTTGTCATGAATACTATCCACTGGACATTGAGCACGTTTGCTTTTGGACAATTATCAGATGCCAGGACAATTCAGAAAGAATTTTATGGAGAGAATTACTGGAGAGTAATAGTTAATATGATGTTTCCCATCATGATGTTTTACCGACTTATCACTGCAATAGAAATGTACGAACTTTACAAAAAGACCTCCATATACTTTCGACGTTTGATTTAG
- the LOC125660387 gene encoding uncharacterized protein LOC125660387, with product MFQIINRYDGRFTSAALAVCFIPVCLVMLVFLSPGGSYEDENDATYIILFIVICLGILSTFLLWRFLARNRGMSLVLTPYRQPSLPMKKVFLWIFGFTSVAYSILNMVIVIDCLETSYPYINSENYILGLLHSSGEVVFFLGQIGFISYFASFTLVSTTSTNYGILGMLIVHVIEWIHKFHLNIRRIAGTSTNMINITSYNCFVESEFYALKQKTHPFGVPLRTLFSLLAVEMLLNMWQPADFQRQMNYATDQSRCSRENSRQSDELSPLLQNIDGLNVNAIQSDVTINSSDDHINIDKETAQNSQNRNTRFIVCILIGVINSLPVITTFLFVIATVSVSSSHVYAMEIMLCLLNLELLLITLYTLCNMSKSIECYSRTIAARGNCVILLFCTSFAVLFCACRLMAGLLVDSECHIEQNHFHLKYPASILVVGMFLEIFTILLQTILVRVSSFTKRNKQIFSVVCSMRVLCVLNVICWFMYGIFYGGFDKTMIIEKCFYNKYNWELIKNIALPISGFYRFHLFTRLHECSLK from the coding sequence AtgtttcaaatcattaacagaTATGATGGAAGGTTCACGTCTGCAGCGTTGGCGGTTTGTTTCATTCCAGTCTGTTTGGTTATGTTGGTGTTTTTGTCTCCAGGTGGCTCTTACGAAGATGAGAATGACGCCACGTACATAATCCTTTTCATTGTCATCTGCCTTGGTATACTTTCTACCTTTTTACTGTGGCGATTTCTTGCCCGCAATAGAGGAATGTCGCTGGTCTTAACCCCGTATAGACAACCCTCACTCCCCATGAAGAAGGTTTTCCTGTGGATCTTCGGGTTTACGAGCGTGGCGTACAGCATCCTCAATATGGTGATTGTCATTGATTGTTTGGAGACTTCGTATCCTTATATAAATTCAGAAAATTATATCTTAGGTCTCTTGCACTCCTCAGGAGAAGTAGTTTTCTTTTTGGGACAAATCGGATTTATAAGTTATTTTGCTAGCTTTACGTTAGTTAGCACAACGTCAACAAACTACGGCATTTTGGGAATGcttattgtacatgttataGAATGGATTCATAAGTTTCATTTGAATATTCGTCGAATAGCAGGTACTTCGACTAATATGATCAACATAACTTCCTATAACTGTTTTGTGGAATCTGAATTTTATGCCTTGAAGCAGAAAACACACCCATTTGGAGTTCCCCTCAGAACCTTATTTTCTTTGTTGGCCGTAGAAATGCTTCTAAATATGTGGCAACCTGCTGATTTTCAACGTCAGATGAATTATGCCACGGACCAGAGCAGATGCAGTCGGGAAAATTCTAGGCAATCAGATGAATTATCTCCCCTCTTACAAAACATAGATGGATTGAATGTTAACGCTATTCAATCAGATGTGACCATTAATTCGTCAGATGATCATATCAACATTGATAAGGAAACAGCACAAAATTCCCAAAATCGCAACACTCGATTTATCGTATGCATTCTGATTGGAGTCATTAATTCTCTTCCTGTAATTACCACTTTTCTATTTGTTATAGCAACGGTATCTGTCTCATCGAGTCACGTGTATGCGATGGAAATTATGCTTTGTCTTTTAAATTTAGAGCTACTACTCATCACCTTATACACATTATGTAATATGAGCAAATCTATTGAATGTTACAGCAGAACTATCGCTGCACGGGGAAATTGTGTGATCTTACTGTTCTGTACATCGTTCGCTGTGTTGTTCTGCGCATGTCGACTAATGGCGGGTCTATTGGTGGATTCCGAATGCCATATTGAACAGAACCATTTCCACCTTAAATACCCAGCTAGCATTCTAGTGGTAGGGATGTTTCTCGAAATATTCACAATACTTCTACAAACCATTCTTGTACGTGTTTCTTCGTTTACTAAACGAAACAAACAAATTTTCTCTGTCGTGTGCTCAATGAGAGTTCTTTGTGTCTTGAATGTGATTTGTTGGTTTATGTATGGTATTTTCTATGGAGGGTTTGATAAAACCATGATAATAGAGAAatgtttttacaataaataCAACTGGGAGTTGATAAAGAATATAGCCCTCCCAATTTCAGGGTTTTATCGCTTTCATTTATTTACAAGGCTCCATGAATGTAGTCTGAAATGA